One Caretta caretta isolate rCarCar2 chromosome 8, rCarCar1.hap1, whole genome shotgun sequence DNA window includes the following coding sequences:
- the DOK3 gene encoding docking protein 3: MADPRLRASVAGCGGAGQQGTVSRLDCLNSAAPCRLLLPLPCSFCPTGLPGGRCSPALPAPHPTHHKGEVSEKGSLPAHSLRFSGHHSPLPAPLPSAHSPARPAGPMETPMKAGILYVQHLKFGKKSWRKVWAQLFANSPCGIARLETCEVRNDGSGPEKASLRRCERRVIRLADCVSVGPADGHSCPKGTAAFSLNTMEKSYMLAAEQRDGWIAQLSQLAFQCTNEPAPGSTRDPPGPDLHVEENTLYSSWQDLNEFLVLVHRTDASARCGLSGHYLLAALPKGLVLKTPQSRQSLLTWPYPFLRKFGHDKALFSFEAGRRCDSGEGIFTLATSRAAELCNLVSAAIARQSSSLLGRSSPQAPEPLGSRQGMEPRLRSSQSLEEALPPWALEGAGRPSLPAGLCPESGQALPCTLELGGCAGAGAETPIVYASIHRGLQPPLEPWGEAKVEQGVARAFCGQGLRLSEHLYENLYTLGRSCSVEGEGSSLLGSRGSPEGSSTNQAPIYDNSCMVSKRWSSPLAPSTGPSPSLEAQYRRLLDQEGQERGEEEEGEEDALVSSLPQATVNSGFRKLVTLLSQEVAPKVPGKSSSSLDRA, encoded by the exons ATGGCTGACCCTCGGCTGCGGGCCAGCGTCGCTGGCTGCGGAggagctgggcagcagggcaCCGTCTCCAGGCTTGACTGTCTGAACTCAGCAGCCCCGTgcaggctgctgctgcctctgccatGCTCATTCTGCCCCACTGGTCTCCCTGGGGGACGTTGCTCCCCCGCGCTGcctgcccctcaccccacacACCACAAAGGGGAAGTTAGCGAGAAAGGAAGTCTCCCCGCGCACTCACTCCGCTTCAGCGGCCACCACTCCCCATTACCGGCACCGCTGCCTTCTGCACACAGCCCTGCCAGGCCGGCTGGGCCCATGGAGACCCCTATGAAGGCCGGGATCCTCTATGTCCAGCACTTGAAATTTGGAAAG AAGtcctggaggaaggtgtgggcccAGCTCTTTGCCAACAGCCCCTGTGGCATTGCCCGGCTGGAGACATGCGAAGTGCGGAACGACGGCTCTGGTCCAGAGAAGGCATCCCTGCGGAGGTGTGAGCGCCGGGTCATCCGGCTCGCAGACTGTGTCTCTGTGGGGCCCGCAGACGGCCACAGCTGCCCCAAGGGCACGGCTGCCTTCTCCCTGAACACCATGGAGAAGAGCTACATGCTGGCAGCCGAGCAGCGGGACGGGTGGATAGCACAGCTCAGCCAGCTGGCCTTCCAG TGCACTAACGAGCCAGCACCTGGCAGCACCAGGGACCCCCCTGGACCTGATCTCCACGTGGAGGAAAACACCCTCTACTCATCCTGGCAGGACT TGAACGAGTTCCTGGTGCTGGTGCACAGGACGGATGCCTCCGCCAGGTGCGGCCTGAGTGGGCACTACCTGCTGGCCGCCTTGCCCAAGGGACTTGTGCTGAAGACCCCCCAGTCCCGCCAGtccctcctcacctggccctaCCCCTTCCTGCGCAAATTCGGCCACGACAAG GCCCTGTTCTCCTTCGAGGCAGGCCGCCGCTGCGACTCGGGCGAGGGCATCTTCACCTTGGCCACCAGCCGGGCCGCGGAGCTGTGCAACCTCGTCTCCGCAGCCATCGCCCGCCAGAGCAGCAGCCTCCTGGGCAGGAGCAGCCCCCAAGCGCCGGAGCCtctgggctccaggcagggaaTGGAGCCCAGGCTGCGGAGCTCCCAGAGCCTGGAGGAAGCGCTGCCCCCCTGGGCCCTGGAGGGTGCAGGGAGGCCGTCCCTCCCTGCGGGGCTTTGTCCAGAGAGcggacaggccctgccctgcaccctggagTTGGGGGGCTGTGCAGGGGCAGGAGCTGAGACCCCCATCGTCTATGCCTCCATCCACAGAGGCCTGCAGCCCCCGCTCGAGCCCTGGGGAGAGGCCAAGGTGGAGCAGGGAGTGGCCAGGGCGTTCTGCGGGCAGGGACTCCGGCTTTCGGAGCATCTCTACGAGAACCTCTACACCCTGGGCCGCTCCTGCTCCGTGGAGGGGGAGGGGTCCTCACTCCTGGGCTCCAGGGGCTCCCCGGAAGGGAGCAGCACCAACCAGGCCCCCATCTACGACAACAGCTGCATGGTGTCCAAGCGCTGGAGcagccccctggctcccagcacggggcccagcccctccctggagGCCCAGTACAGGCGGCTGCTGGATCAggaggggcaggagcggggcgaggaggaggagggggaggaagatgCTCTAGTCAGCTCCCTCCCGCAGGCCACAGTTAACAGTGGCTTCAGGAAGCTAGTCACCCTCCTAAGCCAAGAGGTAGCCCCCAAGGTGCCTGGCAAGAGCTCCAGCAGCCTGGACAGGGCCTAG
- the DDX41 gene encoding putative ATP-dependent RNA helicase DDX41 isoform X2, translated as MLQKLLQMRRKGVLEEEQRDSSSEHRGDEDDIPLGPQSNISLLDQHQHLKEKAEARKESAKEKQLKEEEKILESVAEGRALMSVKEMAKGITYDDPIKTSWKAPHYILGMSEARHDRVRRKYHILVEGEGIPPPIKSFKEMKFPAAILRGLKKKGIQQPTPIQIQGIPTILSGRDMIGIAFTGSGKTLVFTLPVIMFCLEQEKRLPFSKREGPYGLIICPSRELARQTHGILEYYCHLLHEDSLPLLRCTLCIGGMSVKEQMETIKHGVHMMVATPGRLMDLLQKKMVSLDICRYLALDEADRMIDMGFEGDIRTIFSYFKGQRQTLLFSATMPKKIQNFAKSALVKPITINVGRAGAASLDVIQEVEYVKEEAKMVYLLECLQKTPPPVLIFAEKKADVDAIHEYLLLKGVEAVAIHGGKDQEERTKAIEAFRDGKKDVLVATDVASKGLDFPAIQHVINYDMPEEIENYVHRIGRTGRSGNTGIATTFINKACDESVLMDLKALLLEAKQKVPPVLQVLHCGDETMLDIGGERGCAFCGGLGHRITDCPKLEAMQTKQVSNIGRKDYLAHSSMDF; from the exons atg CTGCAGAAGCTGCTGCAGATGCGCAGGAagggggtgctggaggaggagcagcggGACAGTAGCAGTGAGCACCGGGGTGATGAAGATGATATTCCTCTGGGCCCCCAGTCCAACATCAGCCTCCTGGACCAGCACCAGCACCTTAAAGAGAAGGCGGAAG CGCGCAAGGAGTCGGCCAAGGAGAAGCAgctgaaggaggaggaaaagatCCTGGAGAGCGTGGCAGAGGGTCGAG CTTTGATGTCTGTGAAGGAGATGGCAAAGGGCATCACCTATGACGATCCGATTAAAACCAG CTGGAAGGCACCGCATTACATCCTGGGCATGTCGGAGGCACGGCACGACCGGGTGCGCAGAAAGTACCACATCCTGGTGGAGGGCGAGGGCATCCCCCCACCCATCAAGAGCTTCAAGGAAATGAAGTTCCCGGCAG CTATCCTGAGGGGCCTGAAGAAAAAGGGAATCCAGCAGCCGACTCCCATCCAGATCCAGGGCATCCCCACCAT cctgtctggCAGGGATATGATTGGCATCGCATTCACTGGCTCAGGGAAAACTCTGGTGTTCACGCTCCCCGTCATCATGTTCTGCCTGGAGCAGGAGAAACGGCTGCCATTCTCCAAGAGAGAGGGACCCTATGGGCTCATCATCTGCCCCTCT AGGGAGCTGGCCAGGCAGACCCACGGCATCCTTGAGTACTACTGCCACCTGCTGCATGAGGACAGCCTGCCCCTGCTGCGCTGCACCCTCTGCATCGGGGGCATGTCCGTCAAGGAGCAGATGGAGACGATCAAACA cgGTGTGCATATGATGGTGGCTACCCCGGGCCGCCTCATGGACCTGCTGCAGAAGAAGATGGTGAGCCTGGACATCTGTCGCTACCTGGCCCTGGATGAGGCCGACAGGATGATCGACATGGGCTTCGAAGGAGACATCCGCACCATCTTCTCTTACTTCAAG GGCCAGAGGCAGACCCTTCTCTTCAGTGCCACCATGCCCAAGAAGATCCAGAACTTTGCCAAGAGCGCCCTGGTGAAGCCCATCACCATCAATGTGGGgcgagctggagctgccagcctggATGTTATACAG GAAGTGGAGTACGTGAAGGAGGAAGCCAAGATGGTGTACCTGCTTGAGTGCCTGCAGAAGACCCCGCCGCCC GTGCTGATCTTTGCGGAGAAGAAGGCTGACGTTGACGCGATCCACGAGTACCTGCTGCTCAAGGGCGTGGAAGCGGTGGCCATACACGGAGGGAAAG ACCAGGAGGAGCGGACGAAGGCCATCGAGGCCTTCCGGGACGGGAAGAAGGACGTCCTGGTTGCTACCGACGTAGCCTCCAAGGGCTTGGATTTCCCAGCCATCCAGCACGTCATCAACTACGACATGCCAGAGGAAATCGAGAACTACG TTCACCGAATTGGGCGTACGGGCCGCTCGGGGAACACCGGCATCGCCACCACCTTCATCAACAAGGCCTGTG ATGAGTCCGTGCTCATGGACTTGAAGGCGCTGCTGTTGGAGGCCAAGCAGAAGGTGCCCCCGGTGCTGCAGGTGCTGCACTGTGGGGACGAGACCATGCTGGATATTGGAG GCGAGAGGGGCTGTGCCTTCTGTGGGGGCCTGGGCCACCGCATCACCGACTGCCCCAAGCTGGAAGCCATGCAGACCAAGCAAGTCAGCAACATCGGCCGCAAGGACTATCTGGCACACAGCTCCATGGACTTCTAG
- the DDX41 gene encoding putative ATP-dependent RNA helicase DDX41 isoform X1: MEVGSDRKRPREEPAEGSGPSGEEDDGYVPYVPVKQRKQEMLQKLLQMRRKGVLEEEQRDSSSEHRGDEDDIPLGPQSNISLLDQHQHLKEKAEARKESAKEKQLKEEEKILESVAEGRALMSVKEMAKGITYDDPIKTSWKAPHYILGMSEARHDRVRRKYHILVEGEGIPPPIKSFKEMKFPAAILRGLKKKGIQQPTPIQIQGIPTILSGRDMIGIAFTGSGKTLVFTLPVIMFCLEQEKRLPFSKREGPYGLIICPSRELARQTHGILEYYCHLLHEDSLPLLRCTLCIGGMSVKEQMETIKHGVHMMVATPGRLMDLLQKKMVSLDICRYLALDEADRMIDMGFEGDIRTIFSYFKGQRQTLLFSATMPKKIQNFAKSALVKPITINVGRAGAASLDVIQEVEYVKEEAKMVYLLECLQKTPPPVLIFAEKKADVDAIHEYLLLKGVEAVAIHGGKDQEERTKAIEAFRDGKKDVLVATDVASKGLDFPAIQHVINYDMPEEIENYVHRIGRTGRSGNTGIATTFINKACDESVLMDLKALLLEAKQKVPPVLQVLHCGDETMLDIGGERGCAFCGGLGHRITDCPKLEAMQTKQVSNIGRKDYLAHSSMDF, from the exons ATGGAGGTCGGAAGCGACCGGAAG CGGCCGCGCGAGGAGCCGGCGGAGGGGTCGGGCCCGTCCGGGGAGGAGGATGACGGATACGTGCCCTACGTGCCGGTCAAGCAGCGGAAGCAGGAGATG CTGCAGAAGCTGCTGCAGATGCGCAGGAagggggtgctggaggaggagcagcggGACAGTAGCAGTGAGCACCGGGGTGATGAAGATGATATTCCTCTGGGCCCCCAGTCCAACATCAGCCTCCTGGACCAGCACCAGCACCTTAAAGAGAAGGCGGAAG CGCGCAAGGAGTCGGCCAAGGAGAAGCAgctgaaggaggaggaaaagatCCTGGAGAGCGTGGCAGAGGGTCGAG CTTTGATGTCTGTGAAGGAGATGGCAAAGGGCATCACCTATGACGATCCGATTAAAACCAG CTGGAAGGCACCGCATTACATCCTGGGCATGTCGGAGGCACGGCACGACCGGGTGCGCAGAAAGTACCACATCCTGGTGGAGGGCGAGGGCATCCCCCCACCCATCAAGAGCTTCAAGGAAATGAAGTTCCCGGCAG CTATCCTGAGGGGCCTGAAGAAAAAGGGAATCCAGCAGCCGACTCCCATCCAGATCCAGGGCATCCCCACCAT cctgtctggCAGGGATATGATTGGCATCGCATTCACTGGCTCAGGGAAAACTCTGGTGTTCACGCTCCCCGTCATCATGTTCTGCCTGGAGCAGGAGAAACGGCTGCCATTCTCCAAGAGAGAGGGACCCTATGGGCTCATCATCTGCCCCTCT AGGGAGCTGGCCAGGCAGACCCACGGCATCCTTGAGTACTACTGCCACCTGCTGCATGAGGACAGCCTGCCCCTGCTGCGCTGCACCCTCTGCATCGGGGGCATGTCCGTCAAGGAGCAGATGGAGACGATCAAACA cgGTGTGCATATGATGGTGGCTACCCCGGGCCGCCTCATGGACCTGCTGCAGAAGAAGATGGTGAGCCTGGACATCTGTCGCTACCTGGCCCTGGATGAGGCCGACAGGATGATCGACATGGGCTTCGAAGGAGACATCCGCACCATCTTCTCTTACTTCAAG GGCCAGAGGCAGACCCTTCTCTTCAGTGCCACCATGCCCAAGAAGATCCAGAACTTTGCCAAGAGCGCCCTGGTGAAGCCCATCACCATCAATGTGGGgcgagctggagctgccagcctggATGTTATACAG GAAGTGGAGTACGTGAAGGAGGAAGCCAAGATGGTGTACCTGCTTGAGTGCCTGCAGAAGACCCCGCCGCCC GTGCTGATCTTTGCGGAGAAGAAGGCTGACGTTGACGCGATCCACGAGTACCTGCTGCTCAAGGGCGTGGAAGCGGTGGCCATACACGGAGGGAAAG ACCAGGAGGAGCGGACGAAGGCCATCGAGGCCTTCCGGGACGGGAAGAAGGACGTCCTGGTTGCTACCGACGTAGCCTCCAAGGGCTTGGATTTCCCAGCCATCCAGCACGTCATCAACTACGACATGCCAGAGGAAATCGAGAACTACG TTCACCGAATTGGGCGTACGGGCCGCTCGGGGAACACCGGCATCGCCACCACCTTCATCAACAAGGCCTGTG ATGAGTCCGTGCTCATGGACTTGAAGGCGCTGCTGTTGGAGGCCAAGCAGAAGGTGCCCCCGGTGCTGCAGGTGCTGCACTGTGGGGACGAGACCATGCTGGATATTGGAG GCGAGAGGGGCTGTGCCTTCTGTGGGGGCCTGGGCCACCGCATCACCGACTGCCCCAAGCTGGAAGCCATGCAGACCAAGCAAGTCAGCAACATCGGCCGCAAGGACTATCTGGCACACAGCTCCATGGACTTCTAG